DNA from Salinibacterium sp. dk2585:
GAGCGCGTCGTCACGATCAACCGCGTGTCGAAGGTCGTCAAGGGTGGCCGTCGCTTCAGCTTCACGGCCCTCGTGGTCGTGGGTGACGGCAACGGACTCGTCGGTGTCGGCTACGGCAAGGCCCGCGAGGTCCCGACCGCGATCTCGAAGGGCGTCGAGGAGGCGAAGAAGAACTTCTTCCGCGTCCCCCGCGTCGGCAAATCGATCCCGCACCCCGTGCAGGGTGAGGCCGCCGCAGGCGTCGTGCTCCTCCGTCCCGCTGCGGCAGGTACCGGTGTTATCGCTGGCGGTCCCGTCCGCGCCGTACTCGAGTGCGCCGGCATCCACGACGTCCTCAGCAAGTCGCTCGGTTCGTCGAACACGATCAACATCGTGCACGCGACCGTCACGGCGCTGAAGCAGCTCGAGGAGCCCAGCGCTGTCGCAGCTCGCCGTGGACTCTCGATCGAGGATGTCGTGCCCGAGCAGATCCTCCGTATCCAGGCAGCCTCGGCGAAGGCCGCAGCTACGTCAGCAAAGGCAGGTGCCTGATGGCTCGCCTCAAG
Protein-coding regions in this window:
- the rpsE gene encoding 30S ribosomal protein S5, which produces MSTENTTNKEQAVAEVAEAPVETAAGTESNRNEPREARRGGRERNPNQQRGARDSDKSQFLERVVTINRVSKVVKGGRRFSFTALVVVGDGNGLVGVGYGKAREVPTAISKGVEEAKKNFFRVPRVGKSIPHPVQGEAAAGVVLLRPAAAGTGVIAGGPVRAVLECAGIHDVLSKSLGSSNTINIVHATVTALKQLEEPSAVAARRGLSIEDVVPEQILRIQAASAKAAATSAKAGA